TGGGAACTGCAGCTTCTCAGACTCAGCCAGGGAGTGTGGGGAGTGCAATGGGGAGAGTGCCCCCAGCCTAACTCACTCTCCCTGTCCACAGGCTGGAAGCTGAACCCAGTGGTGGGAGCAGTCTACGGCCCCGAGTTCTACGCAGGTAATGTTGGGTCAGAGCTGACCCCACCATGGCTGCCCCCAAATGTCAGTTCCATGCCATGTCTGACCCTgccactgctctgagcagcaagcaacccccagcccctctccccATCCTGCACCCCTGCTTGCACAACTCCCCCACCCCATCCTCTCTCCCCAGCATCCTACAGTGTCCCCAAAGCCTAGGGGACAAAGGCAGGCTCAGGCACAAGGTGCCCCACAGTGGCTGTGGGAGTGCAAGCCATGTGCCCACGTTTGCCCTCTCCCTCCTGCAGTAACGGGGTTCCCGTACCCTGCCACGGGGACAGCTGTGGCCTACCGAGGGGCACACTTACGGGGCCGAGGACGCGCTGTCTACAACACCTTCCGCgctgcgccgccgccgccgcccatCCCCACCTACGGCGCGTGAGTACTGGGGCAGCGGTGGGGCACTGCCCACCTCGGCGCAGGGCGCTGCTGGCCGCTGCATTGCCCTGACTCTCCTGCCATCAGCATTGGCATCACCAGGTTCTTGTGCTTCAGGAATGGGCTGCAATTCCCTCAGCTCCTGACTGGCCCTGGGCTTCGTTAatcccccagctgctgccccataGGGTGACCAGCAGCGCCCTGCACCCAAGGGCATAAGCCATTACTCCAGCTGCGCCAGCTATTTTAATAGCAAGGCTTTCCTGGCACTTGTGGCCACTGTGCTGACACATCCATAACAATTTGTGGCCACTCAGTAGTGATTATTCCTCAGGCTCTTCCATACCTGTGGTACCTCTTGCCCTCGACCATGTCCTCTGCTTGTTGTCATGTCCCTGCCCGCCGTGCCAGGAGGGACAATGTCCTCAAGTTGCTGGAAtagcccctgcccacccattggctgcactgctggaggcagctcCCCCCAGTTCACTGGCCTCacgggatcacaggatattagggcttggaagggacctcctcagatcgagtccaacccagtACTTCTCAGCTGGTGACACAGGCAGGCTCTGATGCCTTCACCTCCTTTGCAGGGTCGTCTACCAGGACGGGTTCTACGGAGCTGAGATCTACGTAAGTgctgctgtgtccagatctggtgCACACCAGGGACCCTGTGCCAGGGTGGAGGGCAAGCAGCTAGGGGCAACTCTGCATTGGGCTATGCCtctggcagctgctcctgctagGGAAGGCAGCTGGAGCCCAGGCTAGCGTGGATGCAGTGAGCATGGTGGCACCGCAGAGGGTCTTGTACCCTCAGCCAGGCCCAGGGTCGTGCAGGATTTACGGCCCCGGCGAGTGTCACTGCGCTGCCTCACACCAGCGTTTAACCTCCATGTTTAAGAAGCTGTTGGCCATATTTCAGGCGGGCGGCTGAAGGATTTATCTAACATGACACCTCATTAAAGTGATCAGGGAGGTGACATTCTCTCCTCTGGAAATTTAATTTTTTAAGGTTAATGTTTGCGAAACCCTCTGGGGAATGGTAATGAGGCTGGTGTgtgcctgctggcacagccaccagctcctggcagggacctgctgctgctccagcgtGCTGCCGAGGGGCTGCCCCTCGAGCCTCCTTGGCAGGAGCTACCCCTCACCCTGACATAGTCTTTCTCCACTGCAGGGGGGTTATGCTGCATACAGATATGCCCAGcctgcggcagcagcagcagcatacaGCGACAGGTAAGCACCCCTGCACCACGGGCATCTCTTCGGCAGGGAGGAGCCCCATTTCACCACCTGAACTGCCCAGTCCAACACACCCCAGCTTTTGTGCTCTGAAAGGTGAGGATGGAGCTGGATACAGTGGGGATGTCCTGCAAACTGGAGCCCTTGGGCTTGTTCTGAAAAGGACTGttggggaaaagaggaagggacctggagggtCCCAGGCAGCATGGAGGGAAGCAGTGGCCAGGCAAGGGGGTTGCTGAGGGGAGATGGGACCCCGACCCCAGTCACTAACACTCACTCCTGTGCTTGCTCCTAGTTACGGCAGAGTGTATGCAGCAGCAGACCCATACCACCACACCATCGGCCCCGCCGCCACGTACAGCATCGGCACCATGGTAAGAGCAGCCCCCACGGCCTTTCTTTGCTTCATGGCGcgagcagcagccagcctggggagggggccctgcccagcaccccgggcagcctgcagggcacagggacAGGCAAGGTCCTGTGGGAGAGGGAGCAGAGACCTGATGGTAGTAGCAGGAGAagcacagcccctgcctggctctgtccaCAGGCAGGCAAGAGAGGAAGAACCCCAGCCCTGTATCTCCACCCCATGTGCCCTGTTATGCCTGGCTAATAGCAGCACGATGCAGTCTTGGCCATGTACACCACTTTCTGAGTACTGCCCATGCCAGCTACCTGGGCAGAAACCCAGGGCCCTACCTGTGAAACTGGGACCCTATTTCTCATCCCCGGCACAGTGCCACATCCCCAGGCCCTGGCATGCAGCCATGCACAGGGAACACACATGTGCATGCCAGCACTCACAGCCCATGCACACGCCACGGCTCTTAGCTAGCTTCACAACCAGCATCAAAGATGAAAAATTCCACTCATGGGTGGGATCTCAAAGCCAAcctgtcattttttttccttttctaaaaTTCCCCCTACTCCCAGCTGGGATCAGCACCCCCCTGACACAGCCAACCCCAGGCATTTGCTACTGTGGGGCTGAGATGCCTCCATATCACTGAGACAGGTAGGGTGTGTGCCAGTGCAGGGGATAGGGAGTGGCTCTTCTGTGGTCACTGTGGTGCCATGGTGCCACACTGGGGCAAGTGCAGCACTTGTGGACATCCCAGAGCCCAGGCATCACTGGGCACCCGTGGCCCTGCCCAACCTCATGTCCCAAGGACAGAAGCAATCTGGTGTGATTCtaaatttaaaaggaaaaaagaaataaactaaaaagcaagaagaaaaacaaaaacaaaacaaaaagaaaaaaaaaaagggaagaactgGGCTTTGCCTCTCTCTCAAATACTGATTggcttttttttcatctttgatGTTGCAGGCTAGTCTATACCGAGGAGGGTACAGCCGCTTCACTCCCTACTAGCAAGACAGACCCAGCCCCTCCCACCACTAGCACTGAGCGCTCACTAGCACCAAACCCAGCCAGGCAGACACAGAGCCGGGCCCAGGTCTCTGGAGGAACCAtggcccagcctgggctgggctccGCTGAGCCCACACCCATAGGGTCACCCCACGCCACTCCAGCCGCCGCTCACCCGTGTCTCCTGCGCCATCTGCCTGTCCCTGGGGACTGTGGGGAGCAGGGCCAGCCCTTGGTCCCAATGACAACCCATTCCCACAGCCAAGTCACAGGGTCCCcgagcagctccatcccagcctgAGTGGGTGTTGTCCTTCTTGAGGGTGCAGAGGGTGAGCCAGGAAGGATTCTGTGCCCGCAGGCATGGGGAACATGGCGCTGAtggcagcctctctgcccctccATAGGAGAGACAAGAACTGATGTGGGCTGCTGCAAGCTCTAGGGACAGAACTCGGCTGGGGTGGGTGTGGGACCACAGGGACAGATCCTCGGGCAGTAGCACTTCTTAGGGGGCGATTACAGTGCTCTGCAGTGTGATGGGCTGGCTGAAGTGTGGGGCTCAGGTGTGGGAGTCAGGTGTGGCGCAGGGCTCGAGGGGACcccttcagccagcagctcagccaggctgccacacacactgctgcagcaaaagaCCTGCCTCTCTGTTTCTGTTGTAGTGAAACCACGGCCGTTTTCCTTCTGGGACCAGGAAGGGCAAAAACctctgtacacacacacacacgcacacacgcacacaccccCCCGAAAAATATACCGAAAATtccaaaaaaataaaacaacttaaagcaaagcaacagaaaaaaatataaaagacaaaaagacaaaaaagcaaAGCGGTAACAGCCAAGTGACAGTCCCATAACACCGTCCACACACGCACCGAGCGAGCGAGTCCCGGAGGAGAGCCGCGGCGAGCACGGACCGGCCGGACACGCCAGAGGGTCCCCGCTCCACCCCGGCCCCCCAgcccgtggcagggagggagagtCGGCACGCATCGAGCGCAGGGCGTCCAGAGGGgcccccacccaggtgcagggcctGGGCACCACGTCTTCCTTTCAGCCCCGGCGCAGCGGCAGCACTGGGGGTGCCGGCGGAGCAGTGCAGCAcgtcagccctgccctggctctgggGACCGGACACCAGGTTGGGAACCCGGATTCACGTTTCCCTTCCCGAGCTCCAGTGCTTGCCGGTCATCAGGGTGTCGAGTGTGCGAGGCCCCGGCTCCCGCGTGGAGCTGTGGCGGCGGCACAGCCGCTTCGCTGAGGCGCTGGGCGTTGCAGGGGGATGAGCCTCAGCCTTTTAAAGGGAAATTTTGTTAAGAGGAGCTTGCAACTCGCTTGCgatccctttcccctccctcccctccctcccctgacACACCCAGGGCTCCCACTCCACAGGGAGCAGTCCTGAGCAATGCCGCTCATGGCCCCCCCTGCGCTGAGCCAGAACCAGGATCCTGCTCCCGCTCCCACCTGCTCCGTGGCATGGGACACTCTCATGGCCACCCATCTCTGTCCAAGACAGCGGGACCCTCCTAGCCCTCAGCACAGGGTCTTGGCCATGGCATAGCCTGTGGGGCCCAGCCCAAACCCCCGGGGTTGGTCCGCAGCAGCCAGCACGCCGGGTCCGGTGCcacaaagccctgcagagcccaCTCTGGGTCGCAGGCCTGGCCTCGtgctcagcccctgcccccagcccctgccccacgTGGCTCTGCCACTCCTCAAACCTCACTTTATAGTCTGCAGACACCCCAAGGCTCCAGCAACGAGCTCCCCCTTTTCTATTCCCAGTGTACATAGCCCCGGCCGCCCTGGCCCCGCGCCCCTGCCCTGTACAAAGCTCCTTCCATCGCTGTACTGGCTTCTTCCTTACAGCAAAACCCCTGTGCCGGCCGCCGGTGCGCAGGCTGGTGCTGGCCCATCCTGTATGCTTCAAAGGTGTGACCATTCTAATAAacagtattattattattattattattattattattattattattacaaggattattattattattgaaaTTATTAATAAAGATTTCTTTCTTCAACCAGCGTGACTCAGGATTTGACTGGGGCATGGGTGCAGGGCTGTAGCTGGGGTGATATGTTTGGCTATCCTGGCACCCCTCTGGACAGTGAGgtggcaggctgtgccaggcaagggGGGCAGTGCAGCAGGACCACCACTCTCGACTTGCCATTGCAAGGAAGCAAGGtgccagccctcccctggcTGCACTGAGCCCATCATTTTTCAAACCGTCAGATAATTCTTCTCGGAGTGAGTCCCTcaccagaggagcagcagcttaaCTGCTGACATATTAATTTTCCTGACCAGGAGCCAGCATTGTTTGTGGGGCTCAGGCCGGTGCTTGGGGGGGAGCCGGGGCTGGGCGACCCCACCGCGCCTCGCGcttgcctgcctccctgcctgctaatTGCTTGCTCACCAGACTGTGAGAAAATAATTGCTGCTAtaaattttctctctttctccacagaagctgcccaggggaggcagTGCGGGTGCAGCCATTGCCAGCCCACTCTGGGGAGAGGGCATTGTGGGCTGGGTGGTGCTGGGTCCACAGTGGATGGCCAGTGACTGCCTGCACTGGGCTGCTTGTCAGCGCTGGGAATCATAGCAGAGTTGGTGACACCTCCACTCCCACACCAGGTGGGTCCCTAGCATGATTTGGTgcagggtttgggggttttggggcAGATGCCACAGCCtgggtgtgcacagctggcagatagcaagagctgcaggagctggggtggtccTGGGCTCACAGGGCCCTGGTCAGCACCCAGCAGGCCACAGAGGTGAGAGAAGAGTGGCCCATCGAAACAGCCTTCACCTTCTAAACTCCTTGACTACAGCCCACCCATGAGCACAGAAGAGACACAGATGCAAGGCTGCACCACGTTCACTTTTAATACCAGCTCAGCTAGTGCCACCGGCTGGCTCGGAGTAGACCAGCACCAGTCGCCCCCAGCGGTGGGGGTCCACAGGTAGTTCGTCTCGCAGCACCggctccaccagcagctccagctggcaggactgcccagctgctggccgAGGCACCACCAGCCCCACAGCGCGGTACAGGCAGGCATATGCCTGCCCCAGAAGCTGTGGCTGCGTTTGGCCCCGGCGGCAGCGGGCACCCTGGCTGAAAACACGGAAGCAGGCAGCCCGGCCAGGAGGGAAAACCCAGCGGAGGGTGAGGCTGAGCGAGAGCTGCCCGGCCTCAGGGCTATCCTGCCACCAGAGCTGAgaagctgccaggctgtgcacctGTGGTGGAGAGGCTGCCACACTGGCTGCATCCAGCACCTGCAGAGGGAACCACAGCACTCTTGGAGCCGGAGCTGATGGAAGCACCCACCCACCTACCTACCCACCCTCCGGTGCAGCACTGGGGTTGGTGACTCCCAGCAGGCACTCACCCGAACCTCCCCAAGCAGGCAAGTGAAGGATGTCTCCTGCGGGCTGGGCTGGTGTCGGGACACAAGCAGGGAGAGGTCTCGCAGGCTACAGTTCTGCAGGTCCAGCTCATAGCACCTGAGAATGAAGGAACAGAGATGATGCACTGCTAGGGGGCCCTACAGGGTGGCTATACCTGCCTATGGGTATAAGGTGCTGGAGGACACCCACCGGCTGGTCCAGCCATTGGAACTACGGTGACAGGCAGCAAGCAGCTTCGCAAGGCTGGGCGGCGGTGCCGGGAGAAACCGGGGGTGGTAACGGCCATTGGGCTCTGCCAGAGGGAGGGAGGTCAGAGGGGTGAGGGGCTGAGCTAGTcctgtgccctgcagtgagTGCTTACTGCAGAGCGCACAGAGGGCGCAGGGTCCTCACCGGGCAAGGAGGTAATGTTGCCCTCGAGGCAGACACCCGAGTCCCAGGTGGTGATTTCCAGTGACACTGTGAACTCATCAGGGTGTGGCCCCTCTAGCTTGTAGAGCAGGGTCAGGAAGAGCTTGGGGGGCGCTGGCATctgcaaagagaaaaggctgatgACCCCAAATCCacccagaaagagagagagagagagagagagagagagaggagagagaaagagaagatgcATCGGGTTAGGTCTgctgggcaaggcaggcagagagctgcgcgtacagctctgcccaggccaTGTGGCCCATGCTGGCACAGCACCAGCCCAGCGCTGAGAGGCTGACAAGAGGGCTTCACCCCAACTCACCGGACAGCCACTCGCTCCTCGCCGGGGGCGATGGTCCCCTGCACCCTCAGGGAGCTGCCCCCATACCAAgcgtcctgcaggcagcagctggtgctCAGCCTGCCCTTGTGCTCCGGGTAGAGTGGCTGGATCTCCTGCGCACTCAGGTCATACCAAGGCccagcctcttcctcctgcaggaCAGGGTGAGCTGGATTGGACACAGAATAGGAAGTAGGGacccccctgcccagcccaccTCTTCCAGGCTGTAGCAGAGCCATTGCCCTGCACCCACCTTCCCATCCAAGAACCTGCTTGTGCCCATGCCCAGGCTGAAGGAGGTGGCAAGGGGCAGTGTGCAGATGCTGTGTGTGGGCAGGTACTCAGCCAGCAAGCCCCAGAACCTAGAGGAAAAGGTAGGTGTCAGCACAGACTCCTgctacagcagctgctctggcacagccttgGGCATTTTCTCAGCTGGGGCAAAGCGACTGGTCCTGGCCAGCAGCCAGGgtctcctggcagctctcctgGCCTGGGATGCTCCCAGCCCCATCTCCCACCATGGCCCCTGCCCCACTGAGCCACCCTCACTTGTTCTCATTCTGCAGGAAATTTTCCTCGCCCAGGTGCtcgtagacccagccaggagcgaaaatggctgcagagaggccatGCTGGCGGATCAGGCGCAGGGACTGCAGAAATAAGTGGTGAGTAGCATGGGCTGAGGCAGTCAACTTGTCACTCACCCTGTCCCCACTCCCCCAGGTCCCACTGACCCCATGGTAGGGCAGAACAACACTGTGGGGATGCACAGTGGCATCTTCCctttccagggacagcagcaccaggctccctcagcagtCTCTCCATGCATGGTTGCcaacccagcagctccagttctccccactgctcactgctgcatGCCCTGGTTAGCAGCCCAGGATGGCACAGCATGGTAAAGGCACAGCCATCAGTGGGAGTTCAAAGACCTGCACTGGAGGGAGGCCCAAGGTCCCACTctgtcccagccccagcacacccACCTTGTCAGTGTCGAAGCCACCACCAATCACCTCCCCACGGGCAAAGACATCAACACCAACATAGACATCAGTGTGGCGTGGCCCAGCCAGCTCCCGTGTGCGCTCCAGGTGTGCCTCCTTCCAGTTGTAGTTGGTGAACAACCCATCACAAGCATCAAAGAACACCCTGGAGACAAGGGTCAGGGTGACAGTTCAGACACTGCAGCTGTCCCCACAGACCACCCCACTAAGGGTTGTGCAAGCCATGCCCTGACCACCCCTCAGGGCTGGGTTtgggctgggttgatggttcAACCCAGGGCAAGTTTTGACTGGGCAAGATGGTGAGGCAGAGCCTGGCCTCACCTATTCTCCTCATTCAGCTCATTCTGCCACCTCAGCGCGCCATTTCTCAGGATGCTGTCATACCAGATCACCAGCCCTCCTGGCACGGTGCTGTGCACCTCTGCTGTCAAGTGCCACAGGAAGTGGGGCAGGTTCCTCAccgctgctgcctggcagaggagagcagggatAATTGGGCATGAGACGGGCAAGAGGAGGGTGAGGGCAGAGAGGCGCAGGGAGGTGAGCAGGCTCACGCTCAGTGTGTTCTCCAGGTTGATCAGCCAGCCGTCGAAGTGGTAGTGCTGGGCGATGCGGGCCAGCTGCTCGCTCACTGCACGGTATGCCTCCTCCCCGCCAGCCAGGAATGCTTCGCACAGCTTCTCCCCGTCCGTCCATTCCGTGATGaatgtgcctggggaggtcgcAGAAGAAAGCCTTGGCCACACACTCTGGCAAACCCATCATGTACCTCCTCCAGGCCTGGTCCTGTagccaccagctccacagctgggCCTGCCCTCACCCAGAACAGGGACTCCATTCTTGTGCGCCGCGTTGGTCCAGCACACAGGTGGGATGGTAACAGTATGGTGGCTGAAGTAGACGAAGATGTCGATGTACCGCCAGTGGTAGAAGACATAAGGGTTGCGCGTGGCTGAGCCCTGGATGAACCTGCGGTGTCAGAGAAGGAAGAGTGTTGAGCAATGCGGGAAAGACGCCTGCAGACAGCTGCGGGGCTGGGCAGGAACCTGACTCATgccccaggagccaggcagagctgtggtgatgAGCCACCTCTGTGGTCCCTGACAAGGGCTGGCCCAAGCGAAGTCACTGTGAATCAAACTCTTCCATCtttgcctgccagcagccaacCCAGcaggaaacaaaccaaacagaagaggtttggggtttgagATGTTGAGCCTCATCGccacatctcccctctgcccagtGCATACCTGTCATCAATGTACCCGCCACGCATGTCATGGCACACCAGAGTCCGGGGTCTCTTGCTGTGGAGTGGGGGCTGGCGCTTTGCCAGTGGCACAGTAGAGATGTTGAAGTCATCGTTGCCATCAGGCTTccaggccagcagctcctccagaccAGACAAGAAAAAGCTGACGGGCTCTGTTGTCTTGATGTCAAAGTATCTCGCTGGGTCAGGTGGGAAGAGTGGCACAGGGTCAGTGGGAAGCACCGCACATGAGTCTTGGCATCGGCACTCGACAGTAGCACTGGCACCAGGCACCAGCACTGGCACCAGCACTGGCACCAGTACGGGCACCGGCACCAGCCTCacctggcaggggctgcgggTGGGTGCTGATGGTGTCGTGCAGGACGGTGGTTCCCCGGTGTTCTGCCGCCGGCTGGAAGCTGACCGGGAAGGGAGTTGAGGGCCAGGACAGGCCCCGGTGCTGCCCGGGCACCCGCCGCCGGGACGGGCCCAGCACCGCGGCCAGCGCCAGCCGAATGCCGCTGAGCCCCGGCCTCGGCCCCTGTGTCGACCTCGCTCCCGGCCCGACCCCGCCGGGCCCGCTCCACCGCCCACCTCCTCCGCCGCCTCCCGGCCCTCTCCGCCTCGTCTTCGGCCTCCTCCGCCGCGGCCCCGACCCTCTTCCCGCGCCGCCCAGGCCCCTCCTGCGCCGCTGCCATggagctgctgccgctgccgctctcACACTGGCGGCAGCGCGGCAATGGCCCCGGCCTGGCCCAGCTCGCCCGGAGGCGCGGCCCACGGAGCCCCGCCCGCAGCGGTCCCGGCTCCGGCTCCGGTCGCTGCCGCGCACCGCCCCCAGCACCCGGCTCGGCCCGCCCCGGCCGCGCTCGGCCCCGCACGGAGCCTGTGCCTCGGGATGGGGGCGTGTGGTGGCACGCAGCGTGTGTCCTGGGAGGGGGCATGTGTCCGGGGATGGACTGCGTGTCCCAGCGTGTGGTGTGTGTCCCCAGTCAGGCCCCGCTGGGCAAACCGGGGGCGAGCAGGTCTTCAGCTGGTGGCCCGCTCCACAGTGCCCTCCACTAgcgccagcagtgccagctgtgcctgGCACCCAAGGGGCCGGGTGCTGCCATGGGCTTCACCGCACCGTGGGGCTGTGACGGGGCACTGGGCCAGTCGTGAGCAGAGAATGCAGGGTCCTTGCCCCCCCTCATTCCCCCCAACAGGACAGCACTGCCAAGGCCCTGGAGGCACCGCCAGCCCTAAATGACCTGatcagcctcccctgggctgcTACTACACCCCACCTATGGGGCCAGGGCTTTAAGCTCAGACCTtatccctccctcccttgctgtgctggggggggagTGTGTTGGTCTctagctgcagccctgctgtgcccagccagtgACCCACCAATCCTGACCACTGGCCTCCTAGCTTGACTTCAGACCTACTTCATCACCATGGACCTGCTCACTGATCCCGGTTTTTGGTAAACCTGGGCACCACCCCTAGCCTGCATcccaggctgatgggtctgtcaCTGCTCTTGGTCCTCTCCGGCCCTCAGGAAGCAGCTTGTCCTTGCAGGGCCCGACTTGAGTCTCCTTGGCTCTCCAGGGACATTCTGCCCTTTCCTTCCAagcccttgcctggcagcacCATGACAGCCTGTGGCTCTCTGGGAGACGCTGTACTCCAGGAGCAGAAATCTGCCCTGAACTGCTTGTAGCCTCCATGCATACGaagcacaagggcacactgaaAGCATGAGGAGGACTCAGAATCGTGGGTTGTTTAATGCGGTCACAAGCTGTGCAgagggtgggggacaggctgctgctgctgccccagccctgctctgctgttacATCTACAAAAATACAAAGGCTGGCCAGCAGATAATCTAATGGAGAGAAAGCAGCTGAGGCCAAAGGtcctgcacccagggctgccgATGGGAagccagcccctcagcagcatcGGTGCAGAGACTGCAGTGGGGAGACCTGTGACAGGGACATGCAGAGAAGAACTGATGCAACCTGCTCCCCTGTGTCAGCCCAGCGAGTACCCAGCACCATGCCCCAGCATCTGGTGGgatccagctctgcagaagcacagaggaGCTCTTAGTGGTTTTATTGCCTTTCCTACTAGATGCTGAACACCCTCTGCACTTTTCCAGGAGTttgtggagcacagcacagcgcaAGCAAGACCAGGGAGGAACACAGTGCATGCGTCTGTGCCGCCACACACTATCAGTCAAACCCACTCCACCAGCAACAGCTCACAGCTAATGCCATGAACGCCTGGGCCCCAGCAAACCCCCCCTTTGGAAGCAGGTTCTGGTGGAGATAAGCTCGCTGCCCagcccaggagagcagctgctgccttggtCAA
This is a stretch of genomic DNA from Pogoniulus pusillus isolate bPogPus1 chromosome 11, bPogPus1.pri, whole genome shotgun sequence. It encodes these proteins:
- the ENGASE gene encoding cytosolic endo-beta-N-acetylglucosaminidase produces the protein MAAAQEGPGRRGKRVGAAAEEAEDEAERAGRRRRSFQPAAEHRGTTVLHDTISTHPQPLPARYFDIKTTEPVSFFLSGLEELLAWKPDGNDDFNISTVPLAKRQPPLHSKRPRTLVCHDMRGGYIDDRFIQGSATRNPYVFYHWRYIDIFVYFSHHTVTIPPVCWTNAAHKNGVPVLGTFITEWTDGEKLCEAFLAGGEEAYRAVSEQLARIAQHYHFDGWLINLENTLSAAAVRNLPHFLWHLTAEVHSTVPGGLVIWYDSILRNGALRWQNELNEENRVFFDACDGLFTNYNWKEAHLERTRELAGPRHTDVYVGVDVFARGEVIGGGFDTDKSLRLIRQHGLSAAIFAPGWVYEHLGEENFLQNENKFWGLLAEYLPTHSICTLPLATSFSLGMGTSRFLDGKEEEAGPWYDLSAQEIQPLYPEHKGRLSTSCCLQDAWYGGSSLRVQGTIAPGEERVAVRLFSLQMPAPPKLFLTLLYKLEGPHPDEFTVSLEITTWDSGVCLEGNITSLPEPNGRYHPRFLPAPPPSLAKLLAACHRSSNGWTSRCYELDLQNCSLRDLSLLVSRHQPSPQETSFTCLLGEVRVLDAASVAASPPQVHSLAASQLWWQDSPEAGQLSLSLTLRWVFPPGRAACFRVFSQGARCRRGQTQPQLLGQAYACLYRAVGLVVPRPAAGQSCQLELLVEPVLRDELPVDPHRWGRLVLVYSEPAGGTS